In Nitrospira sp., one genomic interval encodes:
- a CDS encoding dihydroorotate oxidase — MDLSVTIAGVKFPTCFMNASGALCVTREELLALGRSQAGAIVTKSMTLEPRGGNPEPRYYGFPGGSINSMGLPNLGYRAYADLIPELARFGKPVIASIAGLCEDDFLTMARAIDQARPDLIEVNLSCPNIPGKPQIAYDPVDSERLLRRVRPLISVPMGVKLPPYFDPAHHAVMADVIRRCGVDYLNLINSVGNGLVIDPQRQTPVIKPKGGFGGLGGAMIKPVALANVRAFWKLLDGRIPIIGTGGVVRGVDAFEHVLCGASAVQVGTALVEEGVAVFDRLEKELVHELTSREFVSLEACRGKLREL; from the coding sequence ATGGATCTCAGCGTCACGATTGCGGGAGTGAAATTTCCGACCTGTTTCATGAATGCCTCCGGCGCGCTATGCGTCACGCGCGAAGAACTCTTGGCCCTCGGCCGCTCGCAGGCAGGGGCGATCGTGACGAAGTCCATGACGCTGGAACCGCGTGGGGGCAATCCCGAACCGCGGTATTATGGGTTTCCCGGCGGGTCCATCAACTCCATGGGGTTGCCCAATCTTGGCTATCGCGCCTACGCAGACCTCATCCCCGAATTGGCTCGGTTCGGGAAGCCGGTGATTGCCAGTATTGCGGGACTGTGTGAAGATGATTTCCTGACCATGGCGCGCGCCATTGATCAGGCGAGACCGGACCTGATTGAAGTCAACCTCTCCTGCCCGAATATTCCCGGAAAACCACAGATTGCCTATGATCCGGTCGACTCCGAGCGGCTGCTCCGGCGCGTTCGCCCCTTGATTTCAGTGCCCATGGGGGTGAAGCTGCCTCCGTACTTCGACCCCGCCCACCATGCGGTGATGGCGGATGTGATTCGGCGCTGCGGCGTGGATTACTTGAACCTCATCAACTCAGTCGGGAACGGATTGGTCATCGACCCGCAACGACAAACACCGGTGATCAAGCCAAAAGGCGGCTTCGGCGGCTTGGGTGGGGCTATGATCAAACCTGTCGCATTGGCCAATGTAAGGGCTTTCTGGAAACTACTGGACGGGCGGATTCCCATCATTGGGACCGGTGGCGTGGTTCGGGGCGTCGATGCCTTCGAACATGTGCTCTGTGGGGCCTCAGCGGTTCAAGTCGGAACCGCGTTGGTTGAAGAAGGCGTGGCTGTGTTCGACCGATTGGAAAAAGAGCTGGTTCACGAACTGACGAGCAGAGAGTTCGTGTCGCTTGAGGCCTGTCGGGGAAAACTCAGAGAACTCTGA
- a CDS encoding response regulator transcription factor: MATRKRVRSKKVSGSRKSLSPTKPARTAQPARTTKPSGKRSDGLTPRQKEILKLVSQGYTNRDIAGRLEISVRTVEVHRFNLMRRLKVRNVAQLLRQALQHGFLPKNFAFK; this comes from the coding sequence ATGGCAACACGCAAACGAGTTCGGTCCAAGAAAGTTAGCGGATCCCGAAAGTCCCTCTCCCCGACCAAGCCCGCACGCACCGCGCAACCAGCCCGGACGACGAAGCCGAGCGGAAAACGGTCAGATGGGTTAACCCCCCGTCAGAAGGAAATTCTGAAACTGGTTTCGCAGGGTTACACGAACCGCGACATTGCAGGCCGGCTGGAGATCAGCGTGCGCACAGTGGAAGTGCACCGCTTCAATTTGATGCGGCGGTTGAAGGTTCGAAATGTAGCCCAGTTGCTCCGCCAGGCATTGCAACACGGCTTTCTCCCGAAAAACTTCGCATTCAAGTAA
- a CDS encoding ABC transporter ATP-binding protein, with protein MAVLYAVMHDSPQRVARVQNLTKEYRHGSSVVRALHNVTLDIGEGEFCAFVGPSGCGKSTLLNLIGGLDHPTAGTIAIGDRPMTQAGAAEWTRLRREFIGIVFQAFHLIPGLTVEENVSLPLLLNGDQGRHVMSRVDEVLQSVGMETRRRHRPSELSGGEQQRVAIARAIVHRPRLILADEPTGNLDSTQGAEIVALFRALPERFGQSVLLVTHSEAAAAAADYIWHMRDGRLVNRTTPDVRPKGAEWISASRLRE; from the coding sequence GTGGCTGTGTTATACGCCGTCATGCACGATTCTCCGCAACGGGTGGCGCGCGTCCAAAACCTGACGAAGGAATATCGCCATGGCTCCTCGGTGGTGCGAGCGCTGCACAATGTGACGTTGGATATCGGCGAAGGGGAGTTCTGTGCCTTCGTCGGGCCGAGCGGATGTGGAAAAAGCACGTTGCTCAATCTCATTGGGGGATTGGATCATCCGACTGCCGGTACCATTGCGATTGGAGACCGGCCGATGACCCAGGCCGGAGCAGCCGAGTGGACTCGTCTTCGGCGTGAATTCATCGGGATCGTGTTTCAGGCGTTTCATCTTATCCCAGGCTTGACGGTTGAGGAGAATGTGAGCCTTCCGCTGCTGCTGAACGGCGATCAGGGAAGGCACGTGATGTCCCGTGTAGACGAGGTGCTGCAGAGTGTGGGGATGGAGACCCGCCGTCGACACCGGCCCAGCGAACTGTCGGGAGGGGAGCAGCAGCGTGTGGCCATCGCGCGCGCAATCGTGCATCGTCCCCGACTGATCCTAGCGGATGAACCGACCGGCAATCTCGACTCAACTCAGGGCGCCGAGATTGTGGCACTCTTTCGTGCCCTGCCTGAGCGATTCGGACAGTCGGTTCTCCTGGTGACCCATAGCGAAGCCGCGGCGGCTGCTGCGGATTATATCTGGCACATGCGGGACGGCCGACTGGTGAACCGCACCACACCGGATGTCAGACCGAAAGGAGCAGAATGGATCTCAGCGTCACGATTGCGGGAGTGA
- a CDS encoding ABC transporter permease, with translation MRSVPVTWIFVFFRLGWIHVTTHRGRTLLTILGVGLGVAATVAVQTANVNVLRSFEESVLTVAGPVTLQVSGGAGGMDERFIRRVREVAGVESTRPVLEVSVRTVQSDGRIRSLTVLGLDLLEELGTRQGRIPATLSSIDDETDGLGELFAPEGLLLGHALALELGVKVGQQILVDHGNRELTLSVAAIMNRPVGALSAWDRIAVMDIAVAQRTFDLIGRLDRIDVITDKAVSVEAVAEAVRQVAPPAVTVRRPIQRSRQVEAMVRAFQMNLSVLSMVGLLVGTFLIYNTIAFAVAQRRREVGILRAIGMSEAMVAGLFLAEAGLLGLAGGAIGGGLGLALGHVLVGLVGRTIQDLYVPLGTVPQVWQGLAAAASLLQEALLIGSVVSLCGALGPSLDAGRTVVVAALAQGAYDVAQHVRVTAMTKAGLLLLLIAAGSLFLEPIGGVPVFGYLATFCILAGLSCLVPVLIQQVCRTRRLGGGDAAPNLGGAIRHIAREQTVRGIGRNAVTVSAFLVGVAIMVGVMVMIRSFRATVEIWINQTVMADFIVAPAGWPHVGQEGAEGTTLPFAWQARLAETEHVSAVDTYRDVRIEIQGRSIALVSRDLALHAARSRYLFIDGDPSTILRRAAAGDGVIVSEVLANALRVTTEDRLSVMTPAGEQMVTVLGVFFDYATDGGKIVMDRALYHRWWKDTAVTVFPVYTNPGSDLEQARGALEETLARVPHSAFAPIVLSNAELRREILRIFDRTFALTYVLEAIAVIIAMLGIVNTLVTSVVERRRELATLQAIGGSPGQVTALILWEAGYLGLLGTAMGLVGGFALAWILIRVINRQSFGWTIQLSWPFGLTAEIALMALAAALVAGLWPARWAARQPLIDGLRYE, from the coding sequence ATGAGAAGTGTACCAGTTACTTGGATCTTTGTGTTCTTTCGTCTCGGATGGATCCATGTCACTACCCATCGTGGTCGGACCCTGCTTACGATCCTTGGAGTTGGGTTGGGGGTCGCCGCGACGGTTGCCGTTCAGACCGCCAATGTGAACGTGCTGCGTTCGTTCGAGGAGTCGGTCCTGACCGTGGCGGGTCCCGTCACGCTTCAAGTATCGGGCGGGGCAGGGGGGATGGATGAGCGCTTCATCCGACGAGTCCGAGAAGTTGCCGGAGTCGAGTCGACGCGGCCGGTCTTGGAGGTGAGTGTGCGTACGGTGCAGTCGGATGGCCGCATCCGATCCTTGACCGTGCTTGGACTGGATCTACTGGAGGAACTAGGGACGAGGCAGGGCCGCATTCCCGCGACGCTATCGAGCATAGATGACGAAACGGATGGGCTGGGGGAGCTCTTCGCTCCCGAGGGGCTGCTGCTGGGGCACGCTCTTGCCCTGGAGCTGGGGGTGAAGGTGGGCCAGCAGATCCTTGTCGACCACGGGAACCGTGAGCTGACCCTGTCCGTAGCGGCGATCATGAACAGGCCCGTCGGGGCTCTGTCCGCGTGGGATCGGATCGCCGTGATGGACATTGCAGTCGCTCAGCGAACTTTCGACCTGATCGGTCGTTTAGACCGGATCGATGTGATCACGGATAAAGCGGTCTCTGTCGAAGCGGTTGCCGAGGCAGTGAGGCAGGTTGCCCCGCCGGCAGTCACTGTTCGTCGCCCGATTCAGCGCAGCCGGCAGGTCGAGGCCATGGTTCGGGCGTTTCAAATGAACCTGTCGGTGCTCAGCATGGTGGGGCTGTTAGTGGGCACCTTCCTGATATACAACACGATCGCCTTTGCCGTGGCGCAACGGCGCCGCGAGGTAGGGATTTTGCGAGCAATCGGGATGTCTGAAGCCATGGTCGCGGGACTCTTCCTGGCTGAAGCGGGCCTGCTCGGATTGGCAGGAGGCGCGATCGGTGGTGGGTTAGGTTTGGCTCTGGGCCATGTGCTCGTGGGGTTGGTTGGGAGGACCATTCAGGACCTTTACGTTCCGCTGGGGACTGTGCCCCAGGTGTGGCAAGGGTTGGCCGCAGCTGCTTCGCTGTTACAGGAAGCGTTGTTGATCGGCAGTGTTGTGTCTCTGTGCGGGGCGCTTGGCCCCAGCCTGGATGCCGGTCGGACGGTCGTCGTGGCCGCCCTGGCCCAGGGTGCCTATGACGTGGCGCAACATGTGCGCGTTACCGCGATGACGAAGGCAGGGTTGCTGCTTCTCCTGATCGCAGCCGGCTCCCTATTCCTGGAACCGATCGGCGGCGTTCCGGTGTTCGGATACCTGGCAACATTCTGTATCTTGGCGGGCTTGTCTTGTCTGGTACCGGTATTGATCCAGCAAGTGTGTCGGACTCGCCGACTGGGGGGTGGGGATGCTGCTCCCAATCTGGGAGGAGCCATTCGCCATATCGCCCGTGAGCAAACCGTGAGGGGAATCGGGCGCAATGCGGTGACCGTCTCCGCCTTTCTGGTGGGGGTGGCGATCATGGTCGGTGTGATGGTGATGATTCGGAGCTTTCGCGCAACCGTGGAAATCTGGATCAATCAGACAGTCATGGCTGATTTCATCGTGGCGCCGGCCGGCTGGCCCCATGTGGGGCAGGAGGGGGCAGAGGGGACCACCCTACCTTTTGCGTGGCAGGCGCGGCTCGCCGAGACGGAGCATGTGTCCGCCGTGGACACCTACCGAGACGTTCGGATTGAAATTCAGGGACGTTCGATCGCCCTGGTGTCAAGGGATCTGGCCCTCCACGCCGCACGAAGCAGATATCTCTTTATAGACGGCGACCCCTCGACGATTTTGCGTCGTGCCGCAGCCGGTGATGGGGTCATTGTCTCAGAGGTGCTGGCCAATGCCTTGAGGGTGACCACGGAAGACCGCCTGTCCGTCATGACTCCGGCTGGGGAACAGATGGTGACGGTCTTAGGAGTATTTTTCGACTATGCAACCGATGGGGGTAAGATCGTCATGGACAGGGCGCTCTACCATCGATGGTGGAAGGATACGGCGGTGACAGTGTTTCCTGTCTATACCAACCCCGGTTCGGATCTGGAACAAGCTCGGGGCGCCCTTGAGGAGACCTTGGCCCGTGTCCCCCACTCGGCGTTTGCTCCGATCGTGCTCAGCAATGCCGAACTGCGCCGCGAGATCCTACGGATTTTCGATCGGACCTTCGCCCTCACCTATGTCTTAGAGGCGATAGCGGTGATTATCGCCATGCTTGGCATTGTCAACACCCTCGTAACCTCGGTGGTAGAGCGACGTCGAGAGCTGGCGACGCTGCAGGCTATCGGCGGCAGTCCAGGGCAGGTTACCGCGTTGATTTTGTGGGAGGCCGGCTATTTGGGTTTGTTGGGGACCGCGATGGGGCTCGTTGGAGGGTTCGCCCTGGCGTGGATCCTGATCCGTGTGATCAATCGGCAGTCGTTTGGTTGGACGATTCAGCTCTCGTGGCCGTTCGGGCTGACCGCAGAGATAGCCCTCATGGCCTTGGCCGCAGCCCTCGTGGCGGGGCTGTGGCCGGCACGCTGGGCGGCCAGGCAGCCGCTCATCGACGGCTTGCGTTACGAATGA